One stretch of Variovorax sp. TBS-050B DNA includes these proteins:
- the leuS gene encoding leucine--tRNA ligase encodes MNPSYKPSDVESAAQAQWSAADAYRVTEDASRKKYYACSMLPYPSGKLHMGHVRNYTINDMLTRYLRMSGYNVLMPMGWDAFGLPAENAALKNGVPPAKWTYENIAYMKGQLQAMGLAIDWSREVATCDPSYYKWNQWLFLKMLEKGIAYRKTQVVNWDPVDQTVLANEQVIDGKGWRTGATVERREIPGYYLKISDYAEELLEHTQHKLPGWPERVKLMQENWIGKSEGVRFAFTHDIHDANGRLIQDGRMYVFTTRADTIMGVTFCAVAPEHPLAMHAATLDPKVAAFIEECKSGGTTEAELATQEKKGVPTGLTVTHPITEEQIPVWVGNYVLMSYGDGAVMGVPAHDERDFAFANKYGIEIIQVVLVDDEPHFDYHKWQDWYADKQRGVTINSDNFSGMSHKEAVAAVAHALGQKGLGEMQTTWRLRDWGVSRQRYWGTPIPIIHCEEHGAVPVPEKDLPVVLPTDCVPDGSGNPLAKHEGFHAGVVCPVCGKPARRETDTMDTFVDSSWYFMRYCDPKNDEAMVAGGADYWMPMDQYIGGIEHAILHLLYARFWTKVMRDLGLVKADEPFSKLLTQGMVLNHIFYARNEKGGKDYFPPSEVTPVLDAQGRIVGGTTADGTKVEYGGVGKMGKSERNGVDPQDLIEKYGADTARLYTMFTAPPEATLEWNDAAVEGSFRFLRRVWNFGVAQADAQPVEIAGQSFGKAAQALRREVHTVLRQIDYDYQRMQYNTVVSGAMKLLNALEGFKPDGSAGDAAALREGFGILLRCLYPATPHITHQLWQSLGYDKALGDLLDAPWPVVDVGALAQDEVELMLQVNGKLRGKLLVPAEASKDEIEKLALACDDFVKFAEGAPAKRVIVVPGRLVNVVI; translated from the coding sequence ATGAACCCCAGCTACAAACCCAGCGACGTCGAGTCCGCTGCCCAGGCGCAATGGAGCGCCGCCGATGCCTACCGCGTCACCGAGGACGCGAGCCGCAAGAAGTACTACGCCTGCTCGATGCTGCCGTACCCCAGCGGCAAGCTGCACATGGGCCACGTGCGCAACTACACGATCAACGACATGCTCACGCGCTACCTGCGCATGAGCGGCTACAACGTGCTGATGCCCATGGGCTGGGACGCCTTCGGCCTGCCGGCCGAGAACGCGGCGCTCAAGAACGGCGTGCCGCCGGCCAAGTGGACCTACGAGAACATCGCCTACATGAAGGGGCAGCTCCAGGCCATGGGGCTCGCGATCGACTGGAGCCGCGAGGTCGCGACCTGCGACCCGAGCTACTACAAGTGGAACCAGTGGCTGTTCCTGAAGATGCTCGAGAAGGGCATTGCCTACCGCAAGACCCAGGTCGTCAACTGGGACCCGGTGGACCAGACCGTGCTCGCCAACGAGCAGGTGATCGACGGCAAGGGCTGGCGCACCGGCGCCACGGTCGAGCGCCGCGAGATCCCGGGCTACTACCTCAAGATCAGCGACTACGCCGAGGAACTGCTCGAGCACACCCAGCACAAGCTGCCGGGCTGGCCCGAGCGCGTCAAGCTGATGCAGGAGAACTGGATCGGCAAGAGCGAGGGCGTGCGCTTCGCCTTCACCCACGACATCCATGACGCGAACGGCCGGCTGATCCAGGACGGCCGCATGTACGTGTTCACCACGCGCGCCGACACCATCATGGGCGTGACCTTCTGCGCCGTCGCGCCCGAGCATCCGCTCGCGATGCACGCCGCCACCCTCGACCCCAAGGTCGCGGCCTTCATCGAGGAATGCAAGAGCGGCGGCACCACCGAGGCCGAGCTCGCCACGCAGGAGAAGAAGGGCGTGCCCACGGGCCTCACGGTGACGCATCCGATCACCGAGGAGCAGATCCCGGTCTGGGTCGGCAACTACGTGCTCATGAGCTACGGCGACGGCGCCGTGATGGGCGTGCCCGCGCACGACGAGCGCGACTTCGCCTTCGCCAACAAGTACGGCATCGAGATCATCCAGGTGGTGCTGGTCGACGACGAGCCGCACTTCGACTATCACAAGTGGCAGGACTGGTACGCCGACAAGCAGCGCGGCGTGACCATCAACTCCGACAATTTCAGCGGCATGAGCCACAAGGAGGCCGTGGCCGCGGTGGCGCATGCGCTCGGCCAGAAGGGCCTGGGCGAGATGCAGACCACCTGGCGCCTGCGCGACTGGGGCGTGAGCCGCCAGCGCTACTGGGGCACGCCGATCCCGATCATCCATTGCGAGGAACACGGCGCGGTGCCCGTGCCCGAGAAGGACCTGCCGGTGGTGCTGCCCACCGACTGCGTGCCCGACGGCTCGGGCAATCCGCTCGCCAAGCACGAAGGCTTCCATGCCGGCGTGGTGTGCCCGGTCTGCGGCAAGCCCGCGCGGCGCGAGACCGACACCATGGACACCTTCGTCGACAGCTCGTGGTACTTCATGCGCTACTGCGACCCGAAGAACGACGAGGCGATGGTGGCCGGCGGCGCCGACTACTGGATGCCGATGGACCAGTACATCGGCGGCATCGAGCACGCGATCCTGCACCTGCTCTATGCGCGCTTCTGGACCAAGGTGATGCGCGACCTCGGCCTGGTGAAAGCCGACGAGCCCTTCAGCAAGCTGCTGACGCAGGGCATGGTGCTCAACCACATCTTCTACGCGCGCAACGAGAAGGGCGGCAAGGACTACTTCCCGCCCTCCGAGGTCACGCCCGTGCTCGACGCCCAGGGCCGCATCGTTGGCGGCACCACCGCCGACGGCACGAAGGTCGAATACGGCGGCGTCGGCAAGATGGGCAAGAGCGAACGCAACGGCGTCGACCCGCAGGACCTGATCGAGAAGTACGGCGCCGACACCGCGCGCCTGTACACCATGTTCACCGCGCCGCCCGAAGCCACGCTCGAATGGAACGACGCCGCGGTCGAGGGCAGCTTCCGCTTCCTGCGCCGGGTCTGGAACTTCGGCGTGGCGCAGGCCGACGCGCAGCCGGTGGAGATCGCCGGCCAGTCGTTCGGCAAGGCCGCGCAGGCGCTGCGCCGCGAGGTGCACACCGTGCTGCGCCAGATCGACTACGACTACCAGCGCATGCAGTACAACACCGTGGTCTCGGGCGCGATGAAGCTGCTGAACGCGCTAGAAGGCTTCAAGCCCGACGGCAGCGCGGGCGACGCCGCGGCGCTGCGCGAGGGCTTCGGCATCCTGCTGCGCTGCCTGTACCCGGCCACGCCGCACATCACGCACCAGCTGTGGCAGAGCCTCGGCTACGACAAGGCGCTGGGCGACCTGCTCGACGCGCCCTGGCCGGTGGTGGACGTGGGCGCGCTCGCGCAGGACGAGGTCGAGCTCATGCTGCAGGTCAACGGCAAGCTGCGCGGCAAGCTGCTGGTGCCGGCCGAGGCCTCCAAGGACGAGATCGAGAAGCTCGCGCTCGCCTGCGACGACTTCGTCAAGTTCGCCGAGGGCGCGCCGGCCAAGCGCGTCATCGTGGTGCCCGGGCGCCTGGTGAACGTCGTCATCTGA
- the lptE gene encoding LPS assembly lipoprotein LptE yields the protein MNHRTASLPRRGLLLGLAAAGASLALAGCGFELRKAPVFAFKTLSVSGNSELINRLRREMRAAGTVTLVPAADAQTADAILEILGENRDRIVISTNSAGALRELQLQLRVRFALRTPGGKSLLAATEVSQTRDLSFNETNALAKEGEAELLYRDMQADLAQQIMRRLAAVKEL from the coding sequence ATGAACCATCGCACTGCCTCGCTGCCGCGCCGCGGCCTTCTTCTCGGCCTCGCCGCGGCGGGCGCGAGCCTCGCCCTGGCCGGCTGCGGCTTCGAGCTGCGCAAAGCGCCGGTGTTCGCGTTCAAGACGCTCTCGGTGTCGGGCAACTCGGAACTCATCAACCGCCTGCGGCGCGAGATGCGCGCGGCCGGCACGGTGACGCTGGTGCCCGCGGCGGACGCGCAGACCGCCGACGCGATCCTCGAGATCCTCGGCGAGAACCGCGACCGCATCGTGATCTCGACCAATTCGGCCGGCGCGCTGCGCGAGCTGCAGCTGCAGTTGCGCGTGCGCTTCGCGCTGCGCACGCCGGGCGGCAAGTCGCTGCTGGCGGCAACCGAGGTCTCGCAGACGCGCGACCTGAGCTTCAACGAAACCAACGCGCTCGCGAAGGAAGGCGAGGCCGAACTGCTGTACCGCGACATGCAGGCCGACCTCGCGCAGCAGATCATGCGCCGCCTCGCGGCGGTCAAGGAACTCTGA
- the holA gene encoding DNA polymerase III subunit delta, with protein MQLASAQLGAHLQKGLKPLYTIHGDEPLLAQEAADAIRAAARAQGYTERSSYTVAGAHFDWSAVLAAGGSLSLFADKQIVEIRIPSGKPGKDGSTALQQLAESAQGNDSTLTLVMLPRLDKATRTGAWFSALENNGVSIQVDPVERAALPQWIAQRLGLQGQRVLPGDEGQRTLQFFADRVEGNLLAAHQEIQKLALLYPAGELSWEQVEAAVNNVARYDVFKLSEAVLGGNPQRVARMLDGLQAEGEAEVLVHYTLAEDIRALKRVKDAMAAGRPLPMALRENRIWGPKERAFERVLPRLDDRMLARLLRSAHVVDGIVKGLKQPDWPASGWQALQRLALMLCRACRACRA; from the coding sequence ATGCAGCTCGCCAGCGCGCAACTCGGCGCCCATCTGCAGAAGGGCCTGAAGCCCCTCTACACGATCCACGGCGACGAGCCGCTGCTCGCGCAGGAGGCGGCCGACGCCATCCGCGCCGCGGCGCGCGCGCAGGGCTACACCGAGCGCAGCTCGTACACCGTGGCGGGCGCGCATTTCGACTGGAGCGCGGTGCTCGCCGCCGGCGGTTCGCTCTCGCTCTTCGCCGACAAGCAGATCGTCGAGATCCGCATTCCCTCGGGCAAGCCCGGCAAGGACGGCAGCACCGCGCTGCAGCAGCTGGCCGAATCGGCACAGGGCAACGACAGCACGCTCACGCTCGTGATGCTGCCGCGGCTGGACAAGGCCACGCGCACCGGCGCCTGGTTCTCGGCGCTCGAGAACAACGGCGTGAGCATCCAGGTCGATCCCGTCGAGCGGGCCGCGCTGCCGCAGTGGATCGCGCAGCGCCTGGGCCTGCAGGGCCAGCGCGTGCTGCCGGGCGACGAAGGGCAGCGCACGCTGCAGTTCTTCGCCGACCGCGTGGAGGGCAACCTGCTCGCCGCGCACCAGGAGATCCAGAAGCTCGCGCTGCTCTATCCCGCGGGCGAGCTGAGCTGGGAGCAGGTCGAGGCCGCGGTCAACAACGTGGCGCGCTACGACGTCTTCAAGCTCTCCGAAGCCGTGCTCGGCGGCAACCCGCAGCGGGTGGCGCGCATGCTCGACGGCCTGCAGGCCGAGGGCGAGGCCGAGGTGCTGGTGCACTACACGCTGGCCGAGGACATCCGCGCCCTCAAGCGCGTGAAGGACGCGATGGCCGCGGGCCGCCCGCTGCCGATGGCGCTGCGCGAGAACCGCATCTGGGGCCCGAAGGAAAGAGCCTTCGAGCGCGTGCTGCCCCGCCTCGACGACCGCATGCTCGCGCGCCTGCTGCGCTCGGCGCACGTGGTGGACGGCATCGTCAAGGGCCTCAAGCAGCCCGACTGGCCCGCGAGCGGCTGGCAGGCGCTGCAGCGGCTGGCACTGATGCTGTGCCGCGCCTGCCGCGCCTGCCGGGCCTGA